The Pygocentrus nattereri isolate fPygNat1 chromosome 4, fPygNat1.pri, whole genome shotgun sequence genome includes a window with the following:
- the wu:fi04e12 gene encoding desmoplakin isoform X1 encodes MSLYGSQRGLQISRRTGSRSDLAGGNYQLVHGGNGYTQEYMEEQSFTLPRGSVVGGQAPSPKLIIHQRASLLKGQCQEFLRKAEFILQTQGTDGARGVTEVEHCMASAKDIIEQLEVIAMELRKMGQSNESVLISVKQCSEQLRAVHMAAGGSLQRKSRGSRGSTGWDESSRSFHDAIAWITQQKRLIETSPWGDDTATIEQQLISHNKFHSSIQRSMEVERAREELRVRGDKANLHLLDQEWDSLQKLSFSRSAQLRELQNIIEEISREIMWVNDREEEELVFDWGNKNIDVYIPKKQESYSKLMSELEEKEKDLNKLKLKVDNLLVKKHPASDKIEAYMETLQTQWSWLLQITKCIHVHLKENAAYSQFFTEANETYSKLQQEHETIRRKFTCDKTTPLQNLQELLKGLEKERERLMEQKQQVQHLVNKSKSIVRLRPRNPEDKSSSPVIVQALCDFRQDQKVICKGDEGILQDNSERTKWHVTGPGGLDMQVPSICLFVPPPNPLSISLANKNEQYYEAILSLWNQLYINIKSLISWQYCLQDINRINSLTISMLAQMRPEEYRNIIKSLETRYQEFQRNSMGSEIFGEEDRRTIETQYTGAQQHYDQLVVQLPAYTSKRFQKVSFGVNLLSELHALQLKLDTAESALTTHLHIPLGQDAPAQCANHISRTQAVQKDMESLRGEFLSLKEQVLKELEDMKDTDKAQFLRSQLNLINQRLDRLDSHTGTYLLRLKALKSLLQALLQAEDVVKVYEARLTERDTTSLDPAEVQEYQSTLRIMQAELEQKKHVLGLLEAELSKTRQYNEQIYESCQRCDIEVCQYAEHVSLLSDRWKRIQTQINSRLDDLDSYLQQLLRYLKSSSSLSEWIDVTKGHIDAQQTTKTDDITVLTRLLNEQKVLNSEIMTKREAVEAVQKDGDSCVNAIKGYEVELASYSAGLETLLNIPIKRTMLQSPSTAVIQEVSSIHARYLELLTRSSDYCRHLGDSLKNLEQLKIRNTRIDLLEEELRLLKAGIHDRDAKNVSLQEALSQYQLQLSESQEHLLSLEEVKRSQAMQCSAAQESLSSSQSHLQELMEELQHYKLLLEKEKANKKILEERYTSQQEEHEEAMRKRQRELEGANWAKIELEKTVADQTREVERLKRQLDEEAQNVKEAQMELAKVRQQHSMEIKEVKQVYESQILVTQTNMQKLSQQQEDNSSTMQLKVDRLEGECKELQEELRRLRLTLREEEAQRRCAEGLLQQQTVASSEDTRKRSELEAQIQLLLNQKSTNESKWKEVQESFAQALKEKGNEISSLRHSLEEELRKKRAIETVGARLEKELADLHIKHTTCCQELVQLRSSQQELTIVRVELESQANERNRVEQNVIRLQSRIQELQEELKQLEGELEQQGRVAQEESAKRRKSEAQLEKSSQAMREYTSTITTLRKSQEQVSIEARQAEEECRRLKEALDRTLKEHGFSSQRLATLEAEMKTLRLQLVQEQGRVREANQRYEALHRSMEEKTRALNEMTADVERLKKLTETLTKERLHLEEELRAIRLEREELLQGRQHEDEEMSTQIKALQQQLQNSQHARTEHDSLVQQLSQEREKLRLEIQNIQKQASETSSLIQASQSQCTELQQERDALIRKMNTMEQDLTRMKKFEEELNRVKLSLESELRLKTQLQEENGRLRKEFSHWKKMCETQEEQVRQHSTQHMVLDREHNSLRSELERLQARLKEVEERHRLQLQALEHERAELQTLRDSLQEDVLKLRQKPDAADRYTQTDQPDTHIDPSTLVFDGVRKKVTAQQLHDCDVIDSKTLDHLVRGQQTVQDVAIDIKLNLKGTGAIAGLAAGPAGKLTITEAKRDNLITKESAVKLLEAQAATGYIIDPRANVKMTVKEACLSGLVDEEDKEHLLTAEAACIGFRDPNTDKPLSASQAMRKGLIDHDTALRLLQAQEAAGGVLDPLLSVYLPKDVAMDRDLIDESLYQALNTKPNCYIDPDTRLSASYISLKKLCKVDPNTGLLLLPAPQEQIMVQGLRGKVSVSDLVQANLLEYTDIDQLKEGKLTGQDIEHRLRAYLRGSTCIAGVFDEANKCILPIYQAMKEGLLRPGTTMELLEAQAASGFVIDPVNNQYYTVEEACKKHLVGVEFKDKLLSAERAVTGYKDPGTDKIISLFEAIERGLIEKGHGIRLLEAQIASGGIIDPKQSHRIDVDVAYQRGYFDKEMNQILKDEGDDTKGFFDPNNEDNLTYLQLKSRCITDEKTGLVLLPLHDKSKTAATQKNTTRKTRVVIVDPDTNKEMTVREAYDRKLIDYETYLELSQQESEWEEMTITATDGTSKLVITDKKTGLQYDLQELLDKSVIDQDTLSKYRSGAITLTQFVDIITSRIKPTNQPLGPSSSASSLSSQTTVKNETVSTIRSTPLQQPPSSPKRIASMSITLTSPGESIDEQNPVGAIFDTEKLEKISIYQAMKRGLVDSITGQRLLEAQACTGGIVNPENGRRISIQESNRLGIIDDDMANRLKPAQKAYIGFEDLKTKKKMSAAEAVKEKWLPYEAGQRFLEFQFLTGGLFDPEQGRRLTLEEALHLGWLDGRSAQKLLETRHHPKALTCPKTKLRISYKEAMDACMLEEKTGVRMLPAAATSSHGISSPYNTKPSSAPGSQSGSRRGSVDHSFSTSSSSRYSSFTYSRTSFSTRSLS; translated from the exons CCCCTCCCCCAAGCTTATCATCCACCAGAGAGCTTCTCTTCTCAAGGGCCAGTGCCAAGAGTTTCTGCGTAAAGCCGAGTTTATTTTACAAACG CAGGGCACAGATGGAGCTCGGGGTGTGACAGAGGTTGAGCACTGCATGGCCTCTGCCAAAGACATCATTGAGCAACTCGAGGTCATCGCCATGGAGCTCAGAAAAATGGGCCAGTCCAACGAGAGTGTGCTCATCAG TGTGAAACAGTGCTCTGAGCAGCTTAGAGCAGTTCACATGGCTGCTGGTGGCTCTCTGCAGAGGAAGAGTCGAGGCAGCAGAGGAAGTACAGGCTGGGACGAGTCCAGTAGAAGCTTTCACGACGCCATAGCCTGGATCACTCAACAGAAG cgTCTCATAGAGACATCACCATGGGGAGATGATACTGCCACCATAGAGCAGCAGCTAATCAGCCATAACAAATTTCACAGCTCCATCCAGAGAAGCATGGAGGTAGAAAGAGCTCGAGAGGAATTG agagtgagaggtgaCAAGGCCAACTTACATCTGCTGGACCAGGAATGGGACAGCCTACAG AAACTGTCATTTTCACGAAGTGCTCAGCTGCGTGAGTTGCAGAATATCATTGAGGAGATTTCTCGAGAGATCATGTGGGTGAATGATcgtgaggaagaggagctggTGTTCGACTGGGGCAACAAAAACATAGATGTCTACATCCCTAAGAAGCAGGAGAGCTACTCA AAGCTAATGAGTGAgttggaggagaaagagaaagatctgAATAAACTGAAGCTGAAGGTGGACAACCTGCTGGTGAAAAAACATCCTGCCTCAGACAAAATTGAG GCCTACATGGAAACTCTTCAGACCCAGTGGAGCTGGCTCCTCCAGATCACCAAATGCATCCATGTACATCTGAAAGAGAATGCAGCTTACAGCCaa ttCTTCACTGAAGCTAACGAGACATACAGCAAACTGCAGCAAGAGCATGAGACCATTCGCAGGAAATTCACCTGTGACAAAACAACACCCCTACAGAACTTACAGGAATTGCTTAAAGGCCTGGAG aAAGAACGTGAGCGTCTGATGGAGCAGAAGCAGCAGGTTCAGCACCTGGTGAATAAATCCAAGAGTATTGTGAGACTAAGACCAAGAAACCCAGAGGACAAGAGCAGCAGCCCTGTGATAGTACAGGCTTTATGTGACTTCAGACAAGATCAG aaGGTGATCTGTAAGGGCGATGAAGGCATCCTACAAGATAACTCAGAGCGCACTAAGTGGCATGTGACTGGACCTGGAGGTCTGGACATGCAGGTTCCTtccatctgtctgtttgtgccCCCACCCAACCCACTGTCCATCAGCCTGGCTAACAA GAATGAGCAGTACTATGAAGCTATTCTGTCACTGTGGAACCAGCTTTACATCAACATAAAGAGCCTCATCTCCTGGCAGTATTGCCTTCAGGACATCAACCGCATCAACTCTCTCACCATCTCCATG ttggcTCAGATGCGTCCAGAGGAATACCGAAATATCATTAAGAGTTTGGAAACTCGGTATCAAGAATTTCAGAGGAACAGCATGGGCTCTGAGATTTTTGGAGAGGAAGACAGGAGAACCATTGAGACCCAGTACACTGGAGCTCAGCAACACTATGATCAGCTAGTTGTACAGCTACCAGCCTATA CTTCCAAAAGGTTTCAAAAGGTTTCGTTTGGTGTGAACCTCCTCAGTGAACTGCATGCTctgcagctgaagctggacacaGCAGAGTCAGCCCTAACCACCCACCTGCACATCCCATTGGGACAGGATGCCCCGGCACAGTGTGCCAATCACATTTCTCGCACACAG GCAGTACAGAAGGACATGGAGTCATTAAGAGGAGAGTTTTTAAGTCTAAAAGAGCAAGTGCTGAAAGAACTAGAGGACATGAAAGACACAGATAAAGCTCAGTTTCTACGCAGCCAACTGAATCTCATCAATCAGAGACTGGACAGGCTTGATTCTCATACTGGCACTTATCTACTAAG GTTAAAGGCCTTGAAGTCTCTGCTGCAAGCCTTACTGCAGGCCGAGGATGTGGTGAAGGTTTATGAAGCTCGGCTCACAGAAAGAGACACAACATCACTGGACCCTGCCGAAGTCCAGGAGTACCAGAGCACTCTTAGG ATTATGCAGGCTGAGCTTGAGCAGAAGAAACATGTGTTGGGCTTGCTGGAGGCAGAATTAAGCAAGACCCGTCAGTACAATGAACAAATTTATGAGAGCTGTCAAAGATGTGACATCGAGGTTTGCCAGTATGCTGAACATGTAAGCTTGCTATCTGACCGTTGGAAACGCATTCAAACACAGATAAACAGCAG ATTGGATGATCTAGACTCATATCTGCAGCAGCTATTGCGGTATCTTAAGTCTAGCTCCTCTCTCAGCGAATGGATTGATGTCACAAAAGGACACATAGATGCTCAGCAGACCACCAAGACAGATGACATCACAGTCCTCACCAGACTCCTTAATGAACAGAAA GTGCTAAATTCTGAGATAAtgacaaagagagaggcagTGGAGGCTGTACAGAAGGATGGTGATTCATGTGTAAATGCTATCAAG ggCTATGAGGTAGAGTTGGCCTCTTACAGTGCTGGGCTAGAGACTCTGCTCAATATACCCATTAAGAGAACCATGCTGCAATCTCCATCTACTGCTGTGATACAGGAG GTTTCCTCCATACATGCCCGCTACTTAGAGTTGCTTACACGTTCAAGTGATTACTGCAGACACCTTGGAGACTCACTAAAGAACTTGGAGCAACTCAAG ATTAGAAACACCAGGATAGATTTGCTAGAAGAGGAGCTAAGGCTTCTGAAAGCAGGCATTCATGACCGTGATGCTAAGAATGTCTCACTGCAGGAGGCACTCTCACAGTACCAACTTCAGCTGAGCGAATCTCAGGAACATCTCCTCTCCCTGGAGGAGGTCAAGAGGAGCCAGGCTAtgcagtgcagtgctgcacaggagAGCTTAAGCTCCTCCCAGAGCCACCTACAAGAGCTCATGGAGGAGCTCCAACACTACAAGCTGCTTTTGGAGAAGGAGAAGGCAAACAAGAAGATTTTGGAGGAACGGTACACCAGTCAGCAGGAAGAACATGAGGAGGCCATGCGTAAAAGACAGAGGGAGCTGGAAGGGGCCAACTGGGCCAAGATTGAGTTAGAGAAGACAGTGGCAGATCAGACCCGGGAGGTTGAGCGTTTAAAAAGGCAGCTGGACGAGGAGGCACAGAATGTTAAGGAGGCACAGATGGAACTGGCTAAGGTAAGGCAGCAGCACAGCATGGAAATAAAGGAGGTTAAACAGGTCTATGAGTCCCAGATCCTGGTAACACAGACCAACATGCAGAAGCTCTCACAACAGCAGGAGGACAACTCCTCAACGATGCAGCTGAAGGTTGACAGGCTAGAGGGGGAATGCAAGGAATTGCAGGAAGAGTTGAGGAGGCTGCGGCTAACCCTCAGAGAGGAGGAGGCTCAGAGAAGGTGTGCTGAAGGCCTACTGCAGCAACAGACTGTAGCAAGCTCTGAGGACACCAGGAAAAGGAGTGAATTGGAGGCTCAAATTCAGCTGCTTCTCAATCAAAAAAGTACAAATGAGAGCAAATGGAAAGAGGTGCAGGAGAGCTTTGCTCAGGCACTGAAAGAAAAGGGCAATGAAATTTCCAGCCTCAGACACTCTCTTGAGGAAGAGTTACGCAAGAAGAGAGCTATAGAAACTGTGGGTGCCCGTCTGGAAAAGGAGTTAGCTGACCTCCATATTAAACATACAACCTGCTGTCAGGAGCTAGTGCAGCTTCGCTCCTCACAGCAAGAGTTAACAATCGTCCGTGTGGAGCTAGAATCTCAAGCAAATGAGAGGAACCGGGTAGAACAGAATGTCATACGACTTCAGTCCAGGATTCAGGAACTCCAGGAGGAACTGAAACAGTTGGAGGGGGAGCTAGAGCAGCAAGGACGAGTGGCTCAAGAAGAATCTGCTAAGCGCAGGAAAAGTGAAGCTCAGCTTGAGAAGTCCAGTCAGGCCATGCGTGAGTATACCTCCACTATCACTACTTTGCGCAAGAGTCAGGAGCAGGTCAGCATTGAGGCCAGGCAAGCGGAGGAAGAGTGCAGGCGACTGAAAGAGGCTCTTGACCGTACCTTGAAAGAGCATGGTTTCTCTAGCCAACGGTTGGCCACGCTTGAAGCTGAAATGAAAACCTTGAGGTTGCAGTTGGTGCAAGAGCAAGGCCGAGTTCGTGAGGCCAACCAACGCTATGAAGCCCTGCACAGGAGCATGGAGGAGAAAACTCGAGCTCTGAACGAAATGACTGCTGACGTAGAGCGTCTGAAGAAGCTTACAGAGACTCTCACCAAGGAGCGTCTTCACCTGGAGGAGGAGCTACGGGCCATACGTCTGGAGCGCGAAGAGCTGCTGCAAGGCAGGCAGCATGAGGATGAAGAGATGAGTACCCAAATTAAAGCTCTTCAGCAACAGCTTCAAAACAGCCAGCATGCTAGAACCGAGCATGACAGCCTTGTCCAACAACTTtcacaggagagagaaaagctgCGACTGGAGatacaaaatattcaaaaacagGCCAGCGAG ACTTCATCCTTGATCCAGGCGTCCCAATCTCAGTGCACTGAATTACAGCAAGAGCGGGATGCCCTCATCAGGAAGATGAATACAATGGAACAGGATCTGACCCGCATGAAGAAGTTTGAGGAAGAGCTGAACCGCGTCAAACTATCACTAGAGTCAGAACTGCGTCTGAAAACACAGCTGCAGGAAGAGAATGGAAGGCTCAGGAAGGAGTTCAGCCACTGGAAAAAGATGTGTGAGACCCAGGAGGAGCAAGTGCGGCAGCATAGCACACAGCACATGGTGCTAGATCGAGAACATAACTCATTGAGGAGTGAGTTGGAGCGGCTGCAGGCCCGACTGAAGGAGGTGGAGGAGCGCCACAGGCTCCAGCTACAGGCACTGGAACATGAGCGTGCAGAGCTACAGACTCTGAGAGATTCATTGCAAGAGGACGTGCTGAAACTACGGCAGAAACCAGATGCTGCAGACAGGTACACACAGACGGACCAGCCTGATACACACATCGATCCCTCCACTCTGGTTTTTGATGGTGTCCGTAAAAAGGTCACAGCTCAACAGCTGCATGACTGTGATGTAATCGACAGCAAAACATTGGACCACTTGGTCAGGGGTcaacagactgtccaggatGTGGCTATTGATATCAAGCTGAATCTCAAGGGTACAGGTGCCATTGCAGGACTAGCAGCAGGGCCTGCAGGAAAGTTAACAATCACAGAGGCCAAAAGAGATAACTTGATTACAAAAGAGAGTGCAGTGAAACTGCTAGAGGCTCAAGCAGCCACAGGGTACATAATTGATCCTAGAGCTAATGTGAAGATGACAGTGAAAGAGGCTTGTCTCAGTGGACTTGTGGATGAAGAGGATAAGGAGCACCTGCTAACTGCAGAGGCTGCCTGCATTGGATTCAGAGatccaaacacagacaaacCTCTGTCAGCCAGCCAAGCCATGAGGAAGGGGTTGATAGATCACGATACAGCTCTGCGTCTGCTGCAGGCACAAGAGGCTGCCGGAGGGGTCCTTGACCCTCTCCTCAGTGTATATCTCCCAAAGGATGTTGCCATGGACCGTGATCTGATTGATGAGAGCCTTTATCAAGCCTTGAATACAAAACCAAACTGCTACATTGACCCTGATACGCGTCTGAGTGCTAGCTATATCAGCCTAAAGAAGCTATGCAAAGTTGACCCTAACACCGGCTTGCTCCTGCTTCCAGCCCCTCAAGAGCAAATTATGGTACAGGGCCTACGGGGAAAGgtttctgtgtctgatctagTACAGGCCAACTTGCTAGAGTACACAGACATAGATCAGCTAAAAGAGGGCAAGCTGACTGGCCAGGACATTGAGCATAGACTTCGGGCCTACCTGCGGGGGTCTACCTGCATTGCTGGAGTCTTCGATGAAGCCAACAAATGTATCTTGCCTATCTATCAGGCCATGAAAGAAGGACTTCTGAGACCTGGCACCACGATGGAGCTTCTCGAAGCCCAAGCCGCTTCGGGCTTCGTGATTGACCCTGTTAACAACCAGTACTACACAGTAGAAGAGGCTTGTAAGAAGCATCTGGTTGGTGTGGAGTTTAAAGACAAACTCCTCTCTGCTGAGAGAGCAGTTACTGGATATAAGGATCCAGGTACTGACAAGATCATTTCCCTTTTTGAGGCAATCGAACGGGGTCTGATTGAGAAAGGCCATGGTATTCGCCTTCTAGAGGCTCAGATAGCCAGTGGTGGTATCATAGACCCGAAACAAAGTCATCGAATTGATGTTGATGTGGCTTATCAGAGAGGTTACTTTGACAAAGAGATGAATCAAATTCTAAAAGATGAGGGAGATGacacaaaagggttctttgatccAAACAATGAAGACAATCTGACATATCTGCAATTGAAGAGTCGCTGTATTACAGATGAGAAAACTGGCCTTGTGCTTTTGCCACTTCATGATAAGAGCAAGACAGCagcaacacagaaaaacactacACGGAAGACAAGGGTTGTGATCGTAGATCCAGATACCAATAAGGAAATGACAGTACGTGAAGCCTATGACAGGAAGTTGATTGACTACGAAACCTACCTGGAGCTTTCCCAGCAAGAAAGTGAATGGGAAGAAATGACTATTACTGCCACAGATGGCACGAGCAAACTGGTCATTACTGATAAGAAAACAGGCCTTCAGTATGACTTGCAAGAACTGCTTGATAAAAGCGTGATCGACCAAGACACTTTAAGCAAGTACCGCTCAGGGGCCATTACTTTGACACAATTTGTTGATATTATTACCAGTAGGATCAAACCAACAAATCAGCCCCTTGGCCCTTCCTCATCTGCCTCCTCATTGTCATCCCAGACAACAGTCAAAAACGAAACCGTGTCAACTATCAGAAGCACTCCCTTGCAGCAACCTCCCTCCTCACCAAAGCGCATTGCTAGCATGTCAATTACTTTGACATCACCTGGAGAGTCTATAGATGAGCAGAATCCAGTTGGGGCCATCTTTGACACAGAGAAGTTAGAGAAGATTAGCATCTATCAAGCAATGAAGCGTGGCCTTGTGGACTCTATCACAGGGCAAAGGCTGCTAGAAGCACAAGCCTGTACTGGTGGCATTGTAAACCCAGAAAATGGCCGCCGCATCTCCATTCAAGAATCTAACCGCTTGGGCATAATTGATGATGACATGGCTAACCGACTGAAACCTGCTCAGAAAGCCTACATTGGCTTTGAGGATCTAAAAACCAAGAAAAAGATGTCAGCAGCTGAAGCTGTGAAGGAAAAGTGGTTACCATATGAGGCCGGCCAGCGTTTCCttgaatttcagtttttgacaggaGGCCTATTTGATCCAGAACAGGGCCGAAGACTCACACTTGAGGAGGCTTTGCACTTAGGATGGCTGGATGGAAGATCAGCGCAGAAACTCTTGGAAACGCGCCACCACCCTAAGGCGCTGACTTGCCCCAAGACTAAGTTGAGGATTTCCTACAAGGAGGCTATGGATGCATGTATGTTGGAAGAAAAAACAGGGGTGCGCATGCTTCCTGCAGCTGCCACCTCCTCACATGGTATCAGCAGCCCTTACAACACAAAACCAAGTTCTGCTCCAGGCTCACAAAGTGGGTCGCGCAGAGGGAGCGTGGACCATAGTTTTTCAACTTCATCCTCCTCCAGATACAGCAGCTTCACATACAGCAGAACCTCTTTCAGCACCAGGTCTCTTTCATAA